The region ATTTAGTCCAATTAACTCATCAATTTCAAAACCTGAATTTATTAAAAAAGAATCATTTACTGATATGATTTTAAAATTTAAATCTAACTCACACACAATATTACAAGAATCTAAAATAGCCATAAACTGTCTTAACTCATTGTTCTTTGTTGCTAATTCTTTCTTTTGATGCTTTCTTTTTATTATCTCAGATATAATTTTTAAAGTTGTATTCAATTGAATTGGTTTAACTATATAATTTGTCAAATTAAATTTTATAGCTTTTACTAAAAGATTCATATCAGAAAAAGTTGTAGTTATTAAAATAGGAATATCCCAATCTATTTGTCTAATTTCTGCTAAGATATCTATTCCCTTATAATTTGGAAAATCCATATCTGTTAATACGATATCAATGTTTGTTCTATTCTCACGGTAAAGTTTTATTGCCTCTTGTACATCTTGTGCAACAATCACTTTTTTAAAAAATGCAGAAAAAATATCATAATTTTGACTTCTTATATTTTCGTTACTTTCTACAAATAACATTGTTGAGCTAGATAAATAATCTTTATTAAATGAGCATTCTTGTAAATTTGACATAGTTTTTCCTAATATTAATAATATTAAATTCAGTAAAATAATTTTTATTATAGCATATGTTTTTATTATTTTTACCAATTAAATATTATTATTTAGTTTATTTTAATAAAATTTGCATTAAATAAACATATTGATACTAAATATCATTAATAATATATTTAAAATTATAAAATATTTTTTACCAAAAATACTTAATAAACTGAATAGTATATAAACAGCAAAAAAATAAAGTGAAGTTTCATATTGTTTAATATCTAAACTGAAATTTAATAAATACATTAAATAATTATCTAATAAATTACCATAATTTATCAAGTGAAGAAAAAGTTCAAAGGGATAAAAAATAGAAAAAATCAAAGTAAGAATAGGTGAAAAAAGTTGCTCATAAGAGGTATCAAAAAAGAAAAAATGAATTATTGGATTAAAAGCAAAATATATCCAGAAATTAAAAAATACTATATTTATTAGTACAGGCAAACTTTTAAAATATTGTAAATATAAAAATATATAAAACACACCACTTAATGAAAACCATAAAGATATTGAAAATATATATTGTGGATAAAGAGAGATTATAAATAAGCAAGTGATTAACAATGTTTTATAAGAAAGTAGTTTTATATTTGAGCGAAGAAATATTATTGCAAAAACAAACATTACAAAGCTTCTTAAAAGTGAAGGCACCATATCTGTTAATAAAAGATAAAAGAATAATACTATTGTTGATATAAACATAATATCCATCTTTCTATTTCTATATAAAAAGTATTTTTCCTGGATTATTTTATAAGGATAGAAAATCAATGCATATATTATAGCTGTTAGAATTGATAGGTGAAAACCTGAAATTGCTATTAAATGACTAATTGAAAGTCCTGTATAAATATCTCTATATTCTTTAGATATGGGAACTGCTAAAAATAAAGCAGAGAATAGTTGTTTTAATTCTATTTGTTTATGTTGGGATACTATTTTTTCATATAAAATCTTTTTAAAATCATCCTCTTTTTTCTCTTTCTCAACATATATTGATTTAGCATAAAAACCTTTTAAAAAAGTAAAGAAATCAACTTGTAGTGTTATAAAAGCTATATTTATGTAATCTAGTTTTTCAACTTTTAATTTTTTGTTTATTGAGGTAAAAAATGTTAAGTCATCATTTTTTAGTTTTAATACATAATAGTCTTTTTTATTATAGATATTAATTATTCTAAAACTATCTTCATAAATCTCTTCTTGTTTTATTTTTGAATATTTAAAATACTCGAAAATAAGATTTGTACTTAATACAAATAATATCAATAAAAAAAGTGCGAAAAAATCTTTCTTGTCTGAGAGTAATTGTAAACTATCCATTTGAATAGTTTACAATATTATAACTATAAATATTATTTAGTAGCTTTTCTTTTCCATATACTCATTTGTGAGATTGAGTGTTGAAACTTTCTATTTGTTTCTTTTATTACAAAAGGAACATCGATTGTATCTACAAGTTCATATCTGTCTTCTAAGTTTTGTTTTAAAGTATCTAAGGTTTTTACCTCTTTATTATCTCTAATAAAGCCACCTAACCAGTTTTGTTTTGGAGTATATTCTTCTAACCAAGTATAAGGGCTAAGTAAAACTAATAATCCATTTTCATTTACTCTGTTTGGTATATCATCTAAAAACTTTTGTGGATAATATAATCTATCAATTAGGTTTGAACAAAATATTAGGTCGTATCCTGTATAAATATCTTTTAAGTTACAAGCATCTCCTTGCATAAACTCAACTTTATCTTTTATTTGTTCTAAATCCAAATCAGCTAAAGAAACAGTTTTTTCATCAAAAAGGTCACCCTCAGTTGCCACTTTATATGTTAAAGAATCATATTTTTTAAGCTTCACTCCAACATTAATAAAATTAGCACTAAAATCAATACCTAAAACCTCATCAAAAACTTTTCCTAACTCAAAAGTACTTCTACCAACTGAACAACCCAAATCAAGTGCTTTGTTTGTATTAATATCTTTTAAATATGGTTTTAAAACCTCTACAGAGTTTTTAGGGAAGTTTTTTACATTGTAAAACTCTTCTCCATAATGAAACTCACAATACTGTGATATTTGTTCATCTGTTTCATATACATTGTCATTTAATTTTGTTCTATATTCATTATCACTTTTTACATATCTAAATCCAGCATGTTGGAAAAAGTGTTTTCTAAAGGCATATCTTGCACTTCTTAAAATCTCATTTCCTAAACTAATAAAAGAACCACCCTTCATAAGAGCATGTCTATCATCAAAAGTTGGAGTTGTAAAATCATCATAAGCTGGATGGGTTTTAAATCCATCAAATGGATACGTTGGAGTTATACTCCATTGCCATACATTTCCAACTACATCATAAAAGTCACCCATTTTATATTTATCAACTGGTGTTTGGTTAAAATATTTTAATCCAATATTTGCTTCACACTCTTGGGCATTTACATAATCATTTAATCTATAATATTCATCTTCACTTGGAAGTCTAACTTCAAAACCTAACTTCTCACTTTTATATTTACAAAAAGCTTCAGCTTCATATACATTTATATCAACTGGATAGTTTAATGGTAATGGAATAATTCTATTTATCTCTCTTAAATAAAACTCTTCATCTTTTTTCACCCAAAATGTTGGATATTTGGCTTTACTAAAATCTAACCACTTTAAGCCGTCTTTAGTAAAATAGTGTAGCTTAGAATAGCCACCTTCTTTTACAAATTCTAAAAACTCTCCATTTGAAACTAAATATTTACTTGCTTTAAAATCTTTTATTTTTGCTTTATGAAAAGAGAATTCATTGTCCCAGCCGTAAAAAACTGGTTCATTATAATCTTTTTCAAGGATTACTTCACCACCTTTTACTTCAACTAGTTCATTTTGTGGGTATTCATTGCTTGTTTCATTGTTATATTCAAATATTTCATCTTGGTTCAAATAGCTTATATCTAATTCTCTTAATAATACAGATGATGTTTCAATATGAATATTTTCATGTTCAATTCCCATAAGGATAATCCACAGAGGACTCTCCCAGTTAATTGGCATAGTAAATTCTAGATTTTCAATTAAATCTAAAATTATCTCTTTTACTTCATCTCTATATGCTTTTGTTTGCTCAAAGCTAGGCCAAGTATAGTTTTCACTATTTAAATCATCCCAACTCATCTCATCAACACCAATTGCAAATATTGATTCATAGCTTTTATTTATTCTTTTGTTTATAATATTTGCAACATTTAATTTATTCATAAAAAAAGTAGCAGTATGTCCATAATAAAAAATCAAAGGATGTCTTAATCTGTTTGGTTGTTCATATAAATAATCTTTTTTTTCTAATAATTCAAACAACTTTTCATCTAATTCATAAGTTTGTAAAAAATACTTTTTAATCTCTTCTCTTTTTTCTTCAACAGTCCCAACACTTAAATTTATAGTATCTTTAATATAATTCATAGTCACCTCTAGTTTATTTACTATATATCTTATTCAATAATATCTGAAAGTTTTTTAGTTAATTCTAAAATCTCATCTTTTTCATTTAATCCATCAATAAACCTTTTAGGAATATTTTTTAATCCAACTTGAGCCCCAACTAAAGCTCCTGTTAATATAGATCTTGCTTGGTTTTGTCCACCACCATTTAGTGAGTTTAAAATTGCACCTTCAAAATCATCTTTAAATCTAGCAGCTAAATAATAACTAGCTGGCAATATATGATAAATAGCACATGGCATACCATATACTAAAGATACTTTCCAAGCTGGTTCTATCTTAATATCTTTATCTTCAGCAGCTTGTGCCATATAAGAAGGTGATAAAAGTGCATCAGGAGAAGCAAATAATCCAATATTTGAAGGATCTTTTGCTCCTGGTTTTGGTGGCTGAAAATTATCAGATGTTACAGCATGAAAAGGTAGTTCCCCTTTTTTTACAAGTTTCATAAGTTTTATTGAGATATCTTTATCTAGCTTTTCACCTTGAATAAGTTGAGCTAATACAGCTGAGTATGCAACTGTCATAGAACCCACTACATCATCTACTTGAGTTAAAAAAGTATTATGAGAAACACTTTTTGCCAGTTTTTTAGGGTTTCTTGCATACATTACAGCTAAAGCAAGTGTTCTTTCAATAGCTTCAGTAGTATCTGCCCTACTTCCTACCTCATCCCAAGATAGTTTTTGTTCAACCCTTTGTCTATATACTTCTCTAATAGACTGTGAAGTATAACCTCCTGGTCCATGAGTTGGAATTCCATCAATCTTTTTAAATAAATCTTCATCTAATTTTTTACAAAAATCTTCTTGATTATAACCCTTGCTGTCAATAATAGATTTAATCATTAATTTTAAAATATATCCTGCTTGGGATTGATTTCCAGCCTTTTCATGCTCGTGATACCTTCCCTCTTTAGGATTTGTATAAGTTGTAATCCATTCTCCATAATCTTTATATTGTTCATCTAAATCGTAATACCAATGTGGGCCTAAAGCTAAGGCATCTCCAATAAAGGCACCTAAAATTGCCCCTTGAGCTCTATCTTTTAAATCCATAATATTTTCCTTTTAATACTAATTAGTAGTAATTAAAACCAATTATAGTACTAATTAGTATTAATGTCAATAAAAGCTTGTTTAAATAATTTATATAAAATTATAAACAAGCTGTATTTTTTAAACGATTTTTTCTTTTGTAAGTATTATCCCATCAGTATCTGCATACACATAATCACCTTCACAAAACTTCACTCCACCAAAAGAAAGCTCAATTCCTCTTTCACCTTGTGTCATAGGTATATATTTTCTAGGACAAGTTCCTCTAGCAAATAAAGCGACTGGTATATCTTTTATTTGGTGGGTATCTCTTATATATCCATTTACAATGATAGCTTCATAATTGTTTTTTAATGCAAACTTCATCAAGTTTTCACCCACAACTGCAAAGTATTCATCTTCTACATCTACTACAACTATTTTACCTGTACCATCTTCATCTCTTAATATTTTTATTAGTTCAATATTGTTTTTATCAAGTCTTACAGTTACAATATTTCCTTGTACTTTTTCTTTTGCACCATAGTTTTTAAATACACAATCTAACACATATACTTTGTCTGGATGTTCATCACAGATATCAGCAGTAAAAAAATCCATTTACTATCCTTATAATTCATTAATTAGTAATTATCTCAAAAAATTTTTAATATTGACTTATTATCACATTTTTTATACAAATTAATTGTAGAATATGGTAAATAAAGGATAATAAATGAGTAAATATCTGTTTTTGATTGTTCCTTTACTATTTATTGGTTGCTCCACTAAACTTACAGTTAGAAGTTTAGAATCATCAAATATAGTAAAAGAGAATATCCATAATATATTTCTTGAACAATTTACAAATGATGATATAAATCAAACAAATTATCTTGAAAATGAACTTGCTAATGCAAAACTTGAAAGTAAAAATGTATTTACTATCAAACCCTCTTTTGAAAATATAGATGGAGTTGTCTCGGGGGAAGTATTAGAATCAAGTCTTGATTTTTATAAATATTATGATGAAGATTTTACATCAAGATGTGCTAGATATGAAACAATAAATGGTATTAGAACTTGTGTAAGATATAAACTTAGAAGAATCCCTTGTGAAAGAAAAAACTTCAGAGTTAAAACTCAAGTTAAAGTTTTAGATAAAAACCATGAAATTGTGTTCTCTAAAATATATACAAAAACAAAATTTGAAAATAGATGTTATAGATACTCAAGTGGATTTAACACACTTTTTCTATACAATAATCACTACTATAAAGAAGAGATACAAAGAATAAATCCTAGTCTTGCAAAAGAGATTGCAAAAGATATTATAAAAGATATTGCACCACATTATAGGTTTTTAGATATTGAAGTAATAGAATCAATTAATAATGATAATAAAAAAATACAAAAAGAGTTTGAAGATTCTATTAATCTATTAAAAGAAAAAAATATAAATAGTGCTGAACTAAAATTAGAAAAATTAAATAAAACCCTATATTCTAACAGCTATGAAGTATTGTACAATTTGGGATTAATAAATGAAAGTAAAAACAAACTACATAAAGCGATATATTATTATGAACAAGCTTTAAAATTGGGAAATGAACCAAAAGATTTATCACTAATAAATGATGCTATAAATAGAGTAGAAAAAAACCTAAGAAATATAGATGAGACTAAGGCTCAATTAGATAATATATAAAATATTACTAAAAAGGTTATATTTTGAAACTAGTAAAATATATATTATTAATTGTGGTTTTTCTTGCTTTTCAAGGATGTACTACAAAACAAGTAAAAATTGCTGATGTAAAGAACTACTCCCAAGATCCAAGTTTATATATAAAAAACTTCAAACAAACAAATATTGATACAAAAAAATTAAGTCAAAAGTATATAAAAAAATATTTTTCTCCTTGGGATTTAGAAAAGCTAAGCTACTCAAAAAAAGATGCTATGTGGGGAAATATCTACTCTAAAAGGGTAGTTTATTTAGAAAACTATAGACAAATAGAAAAAGAATGGTTTAAAAAGTTATTAGAAAATGCAAATTATGATGAATACAATAATGCAAAACTAAAAGCAATAACAACAAAAAATGTTGATTTTAGAGTATTACCTACTAGTAGTGCCATACTTTACAATCCTAAAAAAGCTGGTGAAGGTTTCCCTTTTGACTATAACCAAAATTCAAGGGTTAAAATAAATACGCCTGTATTTGTGTCACACTTCTCTAAAGACAAAGCTTGGGCTTTGGTTCAATCTCACTATGTTTTAGGTTGGGTTAGAGTTGATACTCTATATTTTGTAAATGATGAAGAGATTAAAAACTTTAAAAAATACCCTTTGGAAGTTATAGTTAAAGAGGGTTATCAAACTTTTAATATAAATACTACAGAAAATCTAAAAGTTGGAACATTTTTCCCAAATACAGATGACAAGTATCTTTTAGCAACAAATACTGGAATAAAAGAAGTCAATATTTCTAAAGACTCTATAGAGCCTTTTCCTTTGGAGTTTACTTCAAAAAATATAAATAAGCTCCTACAAGAGTTTATTGGTGAGCCATATGGATGGGGAGGACTAAACAACCATAGAGATTGTTCTAGTTTTACCCAAGATTTTTTCACACCTTTTGCAATATATCTAAATAGAAACTCAAAAGCTCAAACTAAAGGTTATAAATATATAGATATATACAAAATGTCAAATGATGAGAAAAAAGAGTTTATAGCAAACAATGCAATACCGTTTTTAACCCTTATCTATTTAAGAGGTCATATTATGCTATATATTGGAAATATGGACAATGAACCCCTAGCAATGCATAATATGTGGGGAGTTAGAACTTGGGATACTCTTTTTTCAAGGGGAAGAAATATTGTAGGGAAAACAGTAATTACCTCTTTAGAACCAGGAATTGAAATACAAAATGTGGATAAAAACAGTACCATATTAAGTAAAATTAGAGGAATCGTTTTATTAGAAAAATAGGACAAACACAATAAAAAACACCTATTAATTTCCATTTATTCATGATATGATAAGAAAAAAAGGAAGAGTCATGAGAGTATTACTTACCGGTTCTTCAGGATATATAGGAAGAAGACTAAAACAAAAACTATTAGCAGATGATAATATCAACTTAAGGCTATTTGTAAGAAATAAAAATACATTATCACGGGAACTATCTTCTAATATAGAAGTAGTTGAAGGTGATAGTTTTGATAAAAATAGTCTAAAAGAAGCTTTAAAAGATGTGGATGTAGCCTATTATCTAATACATTCTTTAAGTAGTAAAGACTATAAGAATCTAGATAAAATATCAGCTCAAAACTTTATTGATACAGCCCAAGAGTGCAATGTAAAAAAAGTGATATATTTAGGTGGTCTTGGAGTAAAAGATGAAAATACCAGTGAGCATCTTTTAAGTAGAATTGAAACCGGAGAGATATTAAGTTCTTCTAAAAAAGTACAGACAGTTTGGTTAAGAGCTGGAGTAATAATAGGTTCAGGAAGTACTAGTTTTGAGATAATTAGAAACCTAATAGAAAAACTTCCAATAATGACAACACCCAAATGGGTTAATACAAAAGCTCAACCAATTGCAGTTGAAGATGTAATACAGTATCTAACAGCTTCACTTTATTTACAAGAAAAAGAAAATATCATTGTTGATATAGGTTCAGAACAACTTCAATACAAAGAGATGATGCTTCAAACTGCAAAGGCTTTAGGTCTAAAAAGGATACTTATTCCTCTTCCTTTTTTATCAATAAATCTATCTTCATATTGGTTAAACCTTTTTACACCTGTACCTTTTAATGTAGCAAAAGCTTTAATTGAAGGTTTAAAATCAGAAGTAATAATACAAAATGAAAATGCAAAAAAATATTTTCCAAATATAAAACCAATAAGTTTTTTATCAAGTGTAAAAAAAGCTATTGAAGAGATAGAAACAAATCAAGTAATAAGTAGATGGAGTGATCACTCTGGGCAAATTTGGGACAAAAACCATACAGAGCAATTAGCTGATGCAGTTTTTGTAGATAGAAGAATAAAAGATATAAATGATTTACCAAATAAAAAAGTATATGAAAGTTTTATTAGTATTGGTGGAAACAATGGTTGGTTTGCCTTTGATTATTTATGGAAACTAAGAGGTTTTATTGATAAAGCTTTAGGTGGTGTAGGATTAAGAAGAGGAAGAAGAGACCAAAATAAACTAAGAATTGGTGAGAGTTTAGACTTTTGGAGAGTTGTAGATATACAAGAAAATGAGAGACTTCTTTTATATGCACAAATGAAACTACCAGGTGTTGCTTGGTTGGAGTTTAAAATAGAAGATAACAAACTAATACAATCCGCTTATTTTTATCCAAAAGGGGTATTGGGACGTTTATATTGGTATAGTTTAATACCTTTACACTATTTTGTATTTAATGATATGATTGATGGAATTATAAAAAGAGCTTCCAGTGGATAGCATAGTTTTCTTCAAACTCTTTTAGTCTTGAAAGAAACATATTGTAGTGTTTTTCTTCTTTTACTAAAAAGAAATAAACCCTTGGAGAATAAGGTTTATGCTTGATAGCCAATACCTTTTTGAATCTATTTTTAAAATCTTGAAGTAGTATTTCTATTTGTTCATCGTGTGAAAAACATCTATTTAAATGATGATAAACAATCAAGGTTTCACTTATATCAAAAAGCATCTCAATCTCATCTAAAAAAATATATTTTCCACTTTTTGATTTTTTTTCTAAAGAGTTATAACTTAGAATCTCTATATCTTTTTTAACTCTATCGCATCTTGTTGCTATTCCATTATCTGAGTCAGTAAGAATGATTTGCTTATTTTTTGAAAACTCATAAGCTTTTAAAAACCAATTTTTTCTATACTCAAGATTGCAATCCTTTTCTAATATATCCCTAAAGTAGCTTGTATTATTAATCAATCTTGCATCTTCTAAAGCTTTTACTTCTCTTCTATTTTCAATAATATATTTAAAACTATCTTCTAAATCTTTATCAAAACCTTTTACTTTTTCAAAATAGTTAATATATCTTCCATCACTATTGTGGGTTTCATCAGGGTACATAAACCAAAGTTGAGATATCAAAAAAGAGGAATCTAAAAAAAGATATCGAAGAAGTTGAAACTTTCCAAAATCTCCAATATCAGCTGCATATCTATCTTGCAACTATTTATCCACTTTTCTTAAATAGATAATTCGATAAACCATAGGTACATAATAAAGGTTTAATATAGTTGCCCAAAGGATTCCAAAACCTAAAGCTAAAGCCATTGGTTGAAGAATCAAAGCTTGTCCTGAAGGGAAAAATATCAAACTACTTAAACCTAAAACAGTAGTAATTGATGTTAGTAAAATTGGTCTTAATCTTAAAATAGCATACTCTTTTAGCTCTTCTAAGTTTTTAGATTTTTTAATAAAATCCATCATAATAATTCCATCATTTACTATAACTCCGGCAAGTCCTACCATACCAATTAAACTTGGCATTGTAATATTTACTCCCATAATAAAGTGTCCAAAATATACACCTAAAATAGATAAAGGGATAGTTGTAATAATAATCAAAGATTTAACAATAGAATCAAACATCCATACAAGAGCAATAAAGATTAGAATTACAGCCATTAAAGCTGCTTGTCCCATCTCTCTTTGAACCTTTTCATTCTCTTGTTGTTCCCCTTTTATATCAATACTTACACTTGTTTTTAAACTATCTAAAGTTGGTTTTAATTTTTCAAACACTTCATTTGAAGTTGTATTTGTAATAGATGCTGTTACACTTGTAATTCTTTTATTATCTTCTTTAAATATTTGAGAATATGCAGGTATTTTAATAAAATCAACCACATTTGACAATAAAACTTTTTGTTCAGTGTTTGGAATAGAGATTTCTAATCTATCTAATGAACTTAAGATATCTTTGTTTTCACTTTTAAATACAATATCAATAATCCCTTTATCATCAAACATTTTAGAATAAGTACCTTTTAAATACATTGGTCTAAGCTCAGATAAAATTTGCTCTTCATTAAAGCCTAAATCGTATCCATAAGAGTTTACTTTAAATTTCAACTCATAATTTCCAAGTAAGGAATCATCAGCA is a window of Halarcobacter sp. DNA encoding:
- a CDS encoding SH3 domain-containing protein is translated as MKLVKYILLIVVFLAFQGCTTKQVKIADVKNYSQDPSLYIKNFKQTNIDTKKLSQKYIKKYFSPWDLEKLSYSKKDAMWGNIYSKRVVYLENYRQIEKEWFKKLLENANYDEYNNAKLKAITTKNVDFRVLPTSSAILYNPKKAGEGFPFDYNQNSRVKINTPVFVSHFSKDKAWALVQSHYVLGWVRVDTLYFVNDEEIKNFKKYPLEVIVKEGYQTFNINTTENLKVGTFFPNTDDKYLLATNTGIKEVNISKDSIEPFPLEFTSKNINKLLQEFIGEPYGWGGLNNHRDCSSFTQDFFTPFAIYLNRNSKAQTKGYKYIDIYKMSNDEKKEFIANNAIPFLTLIYLRGHIMLYIGNMDNEPLAMHNMWGVRTWDTLFSRGRNIVGKTVITSLEPGIEIQNVDKNSTILSKIRGIVLLEK
- a CDS encoding ADP-ribosylglycohydrolase family protein; this translates as MDLKDRAQGAILGAFIGDALALGPHWYYDLDEQYKDYGEWITTYTNPKEGRYHEHEKAGNQSQAGYILKLMIKSIIDSKGYNQEDFCKKLDEDLFKKIDGIPTHGPGGYTSQSIREVYRQRVEQKLSWDEVGSRADTTEAIERTLALAVMYARNPKKLAKSVSHNTFLTQVDDVVGSMTVAYSAVLAQLIQGEKLDKDISIKLMKLVKKGELPFHAVTSDNFQPPKPGAKDPSNIGLFASPDALLSPSYMAQAAEDKDIKIEPAWKVSLVYGMPCAIYHILPASYYLAARFKDDFEGAILNSLNGGGQNQARSILTGALVGAQVGLKNIPKRFIDGLNEKDEILELTKKLSDIIE
- a CDS encoding tetratricopeptide repeat protein; protein product: MSKYLFLIVPLLFIGCSTKLTVRSLESSNIVKENIHNIFLEQFTNDDINQTNYLENELANAKLESKNVFTIKPSFENIDGVVSGEVLESSLDFYKYYDEDFTSRCARYETINGIRTCVRYKLRRIPCERKNFRVKTQVKVLDKNHEIVFSKIYTKTKFENRCYRYSSGFNTLFLYNNHYYKEEIQRINPSLAKEIAKDIIKDIAPHYRFLDIEVIESINNDNKKIQKEFEDSINLLKEKNINSAELKLEKLNKTLYSNSYEVLYNLGLINESKNKLHKAIYYYEQALKLGNEPKDLSLINDAINRVEKNLRNIDETKAQLDNI
- a CDS encoding response regulator is translated as MSNLQECSFNKDYLSSSTMLFVESNENIRSQNYDIFSAFFKKVIVAQDVQEAIKLYRENRTNIDIVLTDMDFPNYKGIDILAEIRQIDWDIPILITTTFSDMNLLVKAIKFNLTNYIVKPIQLNTTLKIISEIIKRKHQKKELATKNNELRQFMAILDSCNIVCELDLNFKIISVNDSFLINSGFEIDELIGLNFTDKLISYNCEVPQSKILELLKSGKTWTGLCKKINKKGALYYTHATILPIFFNDGRIKKFIEFSTLISKYENEILSLRKHIFLLKSENLKTNSELKKEKEYYSKLAKSLQEQVDENVNNAQKLLFELYEVKKQNNILKEKLKIQEDRVEEIQINMMSGN
- a CDS encoding ComEC/Rec2 family competence protein; this translates as MDSLQLLSDKKDFFALFLLILFVLSTNLIFEYFKYSKIKQEEIYEDSFRIINIYNKKDYYVLKLKNDDLTFFTSINKKLKVEKLDYINIAFITLQVDFFTFLKGFYAKSIYVEKEKKEDDFKKILYEKIVSQHKQIELKQLFSALFLAVPISKEYRDIYTGLSISHLIAISGFHLSILTAIIYALIFYPYKIIQEKYFLYRNRKMDIMFISTIVLFFYLLLTDMVPSLLRSFVMFVFAIIFLRSNIKLLSYKTLLITCLFIISLYPQYIFSISLWFSLSGVFYIFLYLQYFKSLPVLINIVFFNFWIYFAFNPIIHFFFFDTSYEQLFSPILTLIFSIFYPFELFLHLINYGNLLDNYLMYLLNFSLDIKQYETSLYFFAVYILFSLLSIFGKKYFIILNILLMIFSINMFI
- the rraA gene encoding ribonuclease E activity regulator RraA, giving the protein MDFFTADICDEHPDKVYVLDCVFKNYGAKEKVQGNIVTVRLDKNNIELIKILRDEDGTGKIVVVDVEDEYFAVVGENLMKFALKNNYEAIIVNGYIRDTHQIKDIPVALFARGTCPRKYIPMTQGERGIELSFGGVKFCEGDYVYADTDGIILTKEKIV
- the ovoA gene encoding 5-histidylcysteine sulfoxide synthase; translation: MNYIKDTINLSVGTVEEKREEIKKYFLQTYELDEKLFELLEKKDYLYEQPNRLRHPLIFYYGHTATFFMNKLNVANIINKRINKSYESIFAIGVDEMSWDDLNSENYTWPSFEQTKAYRDEVKEIILDLIENLEFTMPINWESPLWIILMGIEHENIHIETSSVLLRELDISYLNQDEIFEYNNETSNEYPQNELVEVKGGEVILEKDYNEPVFYGWDNEFSFHKAKIKDFKASKYLVSNGEFLEFVKEGGYSKLHYFTKDGLKWLDFSKAKYPTFWVKKDEEFYLREINRIIPLPLNYPVDINVYEAEAFCKYKSEKLGFEVRLPSEDEYYRLNDYVNAQECEANIGLKYFNQTPVDKYKMGDFYDVVGNVWQWSITPTYPFDGFKTHPAYDDFTTPTFDDRHALMKGGSFISLGNEILRSARYAFRKHFFQHAGFRYVKSDNEYRTKLNDNVYETDEQISQYCEFHYGEEFYNVKNFPKNSVEVLKPYLKDINTNKALDLGCSVGRSTFELGKVFDEVLGIDFSANFINVGVKLKKYDSLTYKVATEGDLFDEKTVSLADLDLEQIKDKVEFMQGDACNLKDIYTGYDLIFCSNLIDRLYYPQKFLDDIPNRVNENGLLVLLSPYTWLEEYTPKQNWLGGFIRDNKEVKTLDTLKQNLEDRYELVDTIDVPFVIKETNRKFQHSISQMSIWKRKATK
- a CDS encoding SDR family oxidoreductase, whose amino-acid sequence is MRVLLTGSSGYIGRRLKQKLLADDNINLRLFVRNKNTLSRELSSNIEVVEGDSFDKNSLKEALKDVDVAYYLIHSLSSKDYKNLDKISAQNFIDTAQECNVKKVIYLGGLGVKDENTSEHLLSRIETGEILSSSKKVQTVWLRAGVIIGSGSTSFEIIRNLIEKLPIMTTPKWVNTKAQPIAVEDVIQYLTASLYLQEKENIIVDIGSEQLQYKEMMLQTAKALGLKRILIPLPFLSINLSSYWLNLFTPVPFNVAKALIEGLKSEVIIQNENAKKYFPNIKPISFLSSVKKAIEEIETNQVISRWSDHSGQIWDKNHTEQLADAVFVDRRIKDINDLPNKKVYESFISIGGNNGWFAFDYLWKLRGFIDKALGGVGLRRGRRDQNKLRIGESLDFWRVVDIQENERLLLYAQMKLPGVAWLEFKIEDNKLIQSAYFYPKGVLGRLYWYSLIPLHYFVFNDMIDGIIKRASSG